From one Terriglobales bacterium genomic stretch:
- the mtnA gene encoding S-methyl-5-thioribose-1-phosphate isomerase: protein MVKTLEWTDEGVRFIDQTKLPSEESYVTCATYEEVADAIRKMVVRGAPAIGVAAAMGVALGTRDAEGDHVSELRRNFDEICDAIAETRPTAVNLFWAIRRMRDKFEAAAELPVEQIKQALILEAQRMYLEDIAANEAMGQHGATLMPASGGVLTHCNAGALATCGYGTALGVIRAAVESGKKLQVFADETRPFLQGSRLTAWELMKDGIPTTVISDNMAGAMMKQGKIGAVVVGADRIAANGDVANKIGTYTLAILAKEHAIPFYVAAPFSTVDLETPDGSKIPIEQRSSREVTHIAGKAIAPEGVRVENPAFDVTPAKYVTAIVTERGIARAPYEKSLRSQADSASAA from the coding sequence ATGGTCAAGACCTTGGAATGGACCGACGAAGGCGTGCGCTTCATTGACCAGACGAAGCTTCCGTCGGAAGAGAGCTACGTTACCTGCGCGACATACGAAGAAGTAGCAGATGCCATTCGTAAGATGGTGGTGCGCGGGGCGCCGGCGATAGGTGTAGCGGCAGCCATGGGTGTTGCTCTGGGAACGCGGGACGCGGAGGGCGATCACGTTTCTGAACTGCGCCGCAATTTTGATGAAATCTGCGATGCTATAGCGGAGACGCGCCCCACTGCCGTGAATCTTTTCTGGGCCATCCGCCGCATGCGCGACAAGTTCGAGGCTGCGGCTGAACTTCCGGTGGAGCAGATCAAGCAGGCACTCATCCTGGAAGCACAGCGCATGTATCTGGAAGACATTGCCGCCAACGAAGCCATGGGGCAGCACGGCGCAACGCTCATGCCGGCGAGCGGTGGCGTTCTGACGCACTGCAATGCAGGCGCCCTGGCGACGTGCGGTTATGGCACAGCGCTGGGTGTGATACGGGCGGCGGTTGAGTCAGGCAAGAAGCTCCAGGTGTTTGCGGATGAGACGCGTCCGTTTTTGCAGGGCTCGCGGTTGACGGCATGGGAACTGATGAAGGATGGCATTCCGACGACGGTTATTTCGGACAACATGGCGGGAGCCATGATGAAGCAAGGGAAAATTGGCGCAGTGGTCGTGGGCGCGGACCGAATTGCCGCAAACGGCGATGTGGCCAATAAAATCGGCACCTACACTCTGGCCATACTTGCCAAAGAACATGCCATCCCGTTTTATGTTGCGGCGCCGTTTTCGACGGTTGATCTGGAAACCCCCGATGGTAGCAAGATTCCCATTGAGCAGCGGTCCAGCCGGGAAGTGACTCACATTGCGGGCAAAGCAATCGCCCCCGAAGGTGTGCGGGTGGAGAATCCAGCCTTCGATGTGACCCCGGCGAAATACGTTACCGCCATCGTCACCGAGCGTGGCATTGCGCGCGCGCCTTACGAGAAGTCCCTGCGCAGTCAGGCCGATTCAGCCAGCGCAGCATGA
- the pyrE gene encoding orotate phosphoribosyltransferase produces MPSAREQLLRILSEKSFRLGQFKLSSGGTSDYYVDCRTTTLDAAGSRLTGQVFWDEIKTRGWKPLAVGGLTMGADPIVSAVAVVSSEVSGFLVRKAEKQHGTGQRIEGFQERGARVVIVDDVCTTGGSTVQAIEAAREFGFEIVGVMCLVEREEADGRVNVERAAKPAPFVSIFTANDVRREHVRQGEKLASSGRTA; encoded by the coding sequence ATGCCGTCTGCGCGAGAGCAACTGCTGCGCATCTTGTCGGAGAAGTCGTTCCGGCTGGGACAATTCAAGCTGTCTTCGGGTGGGACCAGTGACTACTACGTAGACTGCCGCACCACTACCCTCGATGCTGCGGGCTCTCGCCTTACCGGACAGGTGTTCTGGGATGAGATCAAAACCCGTGGGTGGAAGCCGCTCGCGGTTGGCGGGCTCACCATGGGAGCGGATCCAATTGTCAGCGCGGTAGCGGTGGTGAGTAGCGAAGTAAGCGGTTTTCTGGTGCGCAAGGCGGAGAAACAACATGGCACAGGGCAGCGTATAGAGGGGTTCCAGGAAAGGGGCGCGCGGGTCGTCATTGTGGATGATGTGTGTACTACAGGAGGGTCAACCGTACAGGCAATTGAGGCGGCGCGCGAATTCGGATTCGAAATCGTCGGAGTGATGTGCCTGGTTGAGCGTGAAGAGGCCGATGGACGAGTCAATGTGGAGCGGGCTGCTAAACCTGCGCCCTTCGTTTCAATTTTTACCGCGAATGATGTGCGGCGTGAGCACGTGCGCCAGGGTGAGAAACTGGCATCGTCCGGCCGGACTGCCTAA
- a CDS encoding type II CAAX endopeptidase family protein, with protein sequence MWHIVSGLLGFVYIQKLSSPPTNSIPEWPSPAAAPQITAPRPEDPPFSGWDVLRIALMMVVTLAVFSVGVVVVAHRLGMLRRTSPDEISHNVLLILPAQFLAYVVVFGFMYLLITRERRAPFWTAIRWNWPQSGWLGFAAVGVILAIAGQLISALLPIPKQLPIDQFFRTARDAYVMSLFSVTVAPFMEELLFRGLLYPVLARRLGVLWGVILTALPFALLHALQLAKSWGPLLVLFIVGLALTTVRAVTKSVAASMLVHIGYNLTLSVMLYIASDHFRHLERLAR encoded by the coding sequence ATGTGGCATATCGTTTCCGGCCTTTTGGGATTCGTGTACATTCAGAAGTTGTCGTCCCCACCGACCAACTCGATTCCTGAGTGGCCGTCACCCGCTGCGGCCCCCCAGATCACGGCGCCGCGTCCCGAAGATCCCCCCTTTAGTGGCTGGGATGTTTTGCGCATTGCATTGATGATGGTGGTCACGCTGGCGGTGTTCAGCGTCGGCGTGGTGGTGGTTGCACATCGCCTGGGAATGCTCAGGCGGACATCGCCTGATGAGATTTCGCACAACGTGCTGCTGATCCTGCCGGCACAGTTTCTGGCCTACGTGGTGGTTTTTGGGTTCATGTACCTGCTGATCACCCGGGAGCGTCGAGCACCCTTTTGGACGGCAATCCGCTGGAATTGGCCGCAATCAGGATGGCTGGGGTTCGCTGCCGTGGGCGTGATCCTGGCCATCGCTGGCCAACTGATCTCGGCGCTGCTGCCCATCCCCAAGCAGCTTCCCATTGATCAGTTCTTCCGGACGGCGCGGGACGCGTACGTGATGTCGCTGTTCAGTGTCACCGTAGCGCCCTTCATGGAGGAACTGCTCTTTCGTGGGCTTCTCTATCCGGTGCTGGCCAGGCGATTGGGCGTGCTCTGGGGAGTCATATTAACCGCGTTGCCATTTGCCCTGTTACATGCGTTGCAGCTTGCCAAATCGTGGGGTCCACTGCTGGTGCTCTTCATCGTAGGCCTGGCGCTGACCACCGTGCGCGCGGTCACCAAGTCTGTTGCCGCCAGCATGCTGGTGCACATTGGCTATAACCTGACGCTCTCGGTGATGCTCTACATCGCGAGTGACCACTTCCGTCATCTGGAGCGGCTGGCGCGCTAA
- a CDS encoding SWIB/MDM2 domain-containing protein, with protein sequence MAKAAAKKNSAFMKPMQPSAHLAEIVGDKPLPRSEVTKKIWAHIKKHKLQNPKNKREIIADDKLQPVFGTKKLDMFQMTKAVNKHLK encoded by the coding sequence ATGGCAAAAGCAGCAGCAAAGAAAAACAGCGCGTTCATGAAGCCAATGCAGCCTTCAGCGCACCTGGCCGAAATTGTCGGCGATAAACCGTTACCGCGAAGCGAAGTCACCAAGAAGATCTGGGCGCACATCAAAAAGCACAAACTTCAGAACCCGAAAAACAAACGGGAAATCATTGCTGACGACAAGTTGCAGCCGGTTTTCGGAACGAAGAAGCTGGACATGTTCCAGATGACCAAGGCGGTCAACAAGCACCTGAAGTAG
- a CDS encoding response regulator, with translation MPLKILVVEDDAPSLELMTEVLASVEAEVRPVNDSLAAASIILKERFDGIFLDLKMPKLDGFGLMSRIRESPSNNSTPIIVVTGRDEKKTMQDAFTAGATFYIQKPIDRQKLLRLFRTARGTMVDNRRKFVRIPLKATVTCDFKGQSTKGTSWNISQGGILFEGPNLRALDEIHLSIELPTTGITIQTSAVVVRVDERGRVGVRFTSMNDAGRKAIRQLMDQEQQ, from the coding sequence ATGCCCTTAAAGATACTTGTCGTCGAGGATGATGCTCCCAGCCTGGAACTTATGACTGAAGTTCTTGCTTCGGTCGAAGCCGAGGTTCGGCCTGTGAACGACAGCCTAGCTGCTGCATCGATAATTCTGAAAGAGCGCTTCGACGGAATATTCCTGGACTTGAAGATGCCGAAGCTCGATGGTTTTGGGCTGATGTCCCGCATCCGCGAATCACCCTCGAACAACTCTACACCCATCATCGTTGTCACCGGCAGGGACGAGAAGAAAACAATGCAAGATGCCTTTACCGCGGGAGCGACTTTCTATATTCAGAAGCCGATCGACCGGCAGAAGCTGCTGCGGCTCTTCAGGACTGCTCGCGGAACGATGGTAGATAATCGGCGAAAGTTCGTACGTATCCCTTTGAAGGCAACTGTAACCTGCGACTTTAAGGGCCAAAGCACCAAGGGAACGAGCTGGAATATCAGTCAGGGGGGAATTCTATTCGAAGGCCCGAATCTCCGCGCTCTTGATGAGATCCACCTATCAATTGAACTACCCACAACAGGAATCACTATTCAGACAAGCGCCGTCGTGGTGCGAGTGGATGAGCGTGGACGCGTTGGCGTTCGATTCACTTCGATGAATGACGCTGGACGAAAGGCTATCCGCCAGCTAATGGACCAAGAGCAGCAATAA
- a CDS encoding response regulator, with the protein MKTILVAEDNLVNRELLREILETGQYQVVEAENGQEALAKIEETEPDLVLMDINMPKLDGYGAIQEIRANPKFCRLPVLAVTAYAMKDDKERILAAGFDSYLSKPVNAAALLQQVKQHIS; encoded by the coding sequence ATGAAAACAATTCTGGTTGCTGAGGACAACTTGGTAAACCGCGAACTGCTGCGCGAGATATTAGAGACAGGTCAGTATCAGGTGGTGGAAGCCGAGAACGGACAGGAAGCTCTGGCCAAAATTGAAGAGACTGAGCCGGACTTGGTGCTTATGGACATTAATATGCCCAAGTTGGATGGTTATGGCGCCATACAGGAGATCAGGGCAAACCCCAAGTTCTGCCGGCTGCCGGTTCTGGCGGTAACCGCCTACGCCATGAAAGATGACAAAGAGCGAATACTTGCGGCGGGGTTCGATAGTTATCTATCGAAGCCGGTAAACGCGGCGGCGCTGCTCCAGCAGGTAAAACAGCATATCTCGTAA
- a CDS encoding response regulator, with translation MKFSKTLATCLEKWISRGRVRLYILFLFLMVLPIAFFAFSVTRVLRQQAETQAAVESRQIARLSATLVEEHFRQSTAFLEAFAIRRLFRHAWAERNLSDLTAHLAQAKALRPDFLFVSVYDLDGTMRGIYPPDTAVINQNFAFRDWYKGVSRQWKPYISEVYQTAVSGHQIVVAIAVPVKDDQGEPIGILMAPYAVDVISKRLVETKLEGAWTISLIDQNHHLAAHPRMDAYSAPADLSGYEPVKRVHAGHAGSGTFFRENDSYFTQYAPVPEYGWGILVEQPTKSLQLGIGAVGHRVWLLGMVLVFVGLGVAAFMGSLYAQLETGNRFLSLSLDLFCIAGLDGYFKRLNPAWQGVLGFTTQELMARPYAEFVHPDDLQATAAETQRLRNHELTFTFENRYRCKDGSYKWLSWNAVSVPQHGSIFAVARDMTERKAAEHRIEQQNLDLAARNSEVEHATKLKSKFLASMSHELRTPLNAIVGFSGLLSEETAGQLNEKQKRFVGHIKQGADHLLQLINDILDLSKIEAGLLEIRCEKFDIENALPEVLSTIRPLAMAKNIEVSHQIKTERLVYADRIRFKQILYNLLSNAVKFTAKGGRISIDTADQVDSICVSVTDTGIGIRPEDQEVIFQEFRQVGGTGAHEGTGLGLTITKRLVEQQGGQIWLESEPGKGSRFSFTLPVATSDAVTPPPVATATSRPAVSDDRKPLILIVDDEISARELLASYLEPEGYRIAMATSAAEAITKSQELLPDAITLDISMPNANGFEALLQLKHTPRTASIPIIVVSIFDQRKMGFAVGAADYLVKPVDRSHLLRTLQQHIRPMQKADTPVLIVDDDPRALDLLETALQCAGYKTRTAQSGAAALNVLSSTSVSAILLDLLMPEMDGFELLRQVKGQPNLKEIPIFVLTAKSLTREEIALLSRETQAFFQKDGPWQRELIGAVEKAIHKAKVATAGSNS, from the coding sequence ATGAAATTCTCAAAGACATTGGCGACCTGTTTAGAGAAGTGGATCTCCAGGGGCCGGGTGCGGCTTTACATCTTGTTCTTGTTTCTGATGGTGCTCCCGATCGCATTTTTCGCATTTTCTGTCACTCGGGTTTTAAGACAGCAAGCTGAAACTCAGGCAGCCGTTGAGAGCAGGCAGATAGCACGATTGTCGGCTACCCTCGTCGAAGAACATTTCCGGCAGAGCACGGCATTTCTTGAGGCTTTTGCGATACGCCGATTATTCCGTCACGCCTGGGCGGAGCGCAATTTAAGCGACCTCACAGCACACCTGGCTCAAGCTAAAGCTTTGCGCCCTGATTTCCTGTTTGTAAGCGTGTATGACCTCGACGGCACAATGCGTGGTATTTACCCGCCCGATACCGCTGTGATCAATCAAAATTTTGCTTTTCGGGATTGGTACAAGGGCGTAAGCCGACAGTGGAAGCCTTATATTTCAGAGGTCTATCAAACGGCGGTCTCAGGGCATCAAATCGTGGTCGCCATTGCAGTGCCGGTAAAGGATGACCAAGGCGAGCCTATTGGCATCCTGATGGCCCCTTACGCGGTAGACGTTATCAGCAAACGATTGGTTGAGACCAAGCTTGAAGGCGCGTGGACGATCTCGCTCATTGACCAGAATCACCATCTCGCCGCACACCCGAGAATGGATGCGTACTCGGCGCCAGCTGATCTGAGCGGGTATGAACCAGTAAAGCGAGTGCACGCGGGTCACGCTGGCAGTGGGACATTCTTTCGGGAGAATGATAGCTACTTCACCCAGTATGCCCCGGTTCCTGAATATGGCTGGGGGATTTTGGTGGAGCAGCCAACAAAGTCGTTGCAATTAGGCATTGGGGCCGTTGGCCATCGAGTTTGGCTCCTTGGGATGGTCCTTGTTTTCGTCGGACTAGGAGTGGCCGCCTTCATGGGCTCGCTCTACGCACAGTTGGAAACCGGAAACAGGTTCCTCAGCCTGTCACTTGATTTGTTCTGCATTGCTGGCTTGGATGGGTATTTCAAACGCCTCAACCCCGCTTGGCAAGGCGTGCTGGGCTTTACCACTCAGGAACTGATGGCGCGGCCCTATGCAGAATTTGTCCATCCTGACGACCTGCAGGCGACGGCCGCTGAAACGCAGCGGCTCCGGAACCACGAACTTACCTTTACATTTGAAAATCGCTATCGGTGCAAGGATGGCTCGTATAAATGGCTGTCCTGGAACGCTGTTTCCGTGCCGCAGCATGGAAGTATTTTTGCAGTTGCACGAGACATGACTGAACGCAAGGCGGCAGAACACAGAATCGAGCAACAAAATCTCGATTTGGCAGCCCGTAACAGCGAGGTCGAGCACGCCACCAAGCTGAAGAGTAAGTTCCTCGCCAGCATGAGCCATGAGCTGCGTACCCCCTTAAATGCAATCGTAGGCTTCTCGGGGCTGTTATCTGAAGAAACTGCGGGCCAGCTCAACGAGAAACAGAAGCGCTTCGTGGGTCACATTAAGCAGGGGGCGGACCATCTTCTGCAGCTCATCAACGACATCCTGGATCTTTCAAAGATTGAGGCTGGACTGCTGGAAATTCGCTGCGAGAAGTTTGACATTGAGAATGCACTGCCAGAGGTTCTCTCCACGATTCGTCCTCTCGCAATGGCCAAGAATATTGAAGTCTCACATCAGATCAAAACCGAGCGCCTCGTCTACGCTGATCGAATTCGCTTTAAGCAGATTCTGTACAACCTTCTCAGTAATGCGGTCAAATTCACTGCCAAGGGCGGCAGGATCAGCATAGATACGGCCGATCAGGTTGACAGTATCTGTGTTTCGGTTACCGACACGGGAATCGGTATTCGTCCCGAGGACCAGGAAGTTATTTTTCAAGAGTTCCGACAGGTTGGCGGTACTGGAGCTCACGAAGGCACAGGCTTGGGTTTAACCATAACCAAACGGCTGGTGGAACAACAGGGTGGCCAGATTTGGCTGGAGAGTGAGCCGGGAAAGGGCAGCCGATTCAGTTTCACTCTGCCTGTGGCCACGAGCGATGCCGTAACCCCACCTCCGGTGGCTACCGCCACATCAAGGCCGGCCGTCTCAGACGACCGGAAGCCCCTGATTTTGATCGTGGATGACGAAATCTCGGCGCGGGAGCTTCTGGCGAGCTATTTGGAGCCGGAGGGGTATCGCATTGCGATGGCCACCTCCGCTGCCGAAGCTATCACCAAGTCGCAAGAATTGTTGCCCGATGCCATTACGTTGGACATATCTATGCCCAACGCAAATGGATTCGAAGCGTTGCTACAGCTAAAACACACTCCGCGTACTGCCAGCATTCCTATCATCGTTGTTTCCATCTTCGACCAGAGGAAAATGGGCTTTGCCGTGGGGGCCGCCGATTACCTTGTAAAGCCCGTAGACAGATCTCATCTTCTGCGTACATTACAGCAACACATTCGCCCGATGCAGAAGGCGGACACCCCCGTCCTCATCGTAGATGATGACCCCAGAGCTCTCGATCTATTGGAGACTGCACTGCAATGTGCCGGCTACAAGACTCGAACCGCTCAGAGTGGCGCGGCTGCACTGAACGTCCTGTCCTCTACATCCGTGAGCGCAATTCTGCTCGACCTGCTTATGCCGGAGATGGATGGGTTCGAACTTCTGAGGCAAGTTAAGGGGCAGCCCAATTTGAAAGAAATACCTATCTTCGTCCTCACGGCCAAATCATTGACGCGAGAAGAAATTGCACTTCTCAGCCGTGAAACACAGGCATTTTTTCAAAAAGATGGTCCCTGGCAGCGTGAGCTCATCGGGGCAGTCGAAAAAGCCATTCACAAGGCAAAGGTCGCAACGGCGGGAAGCAACTCATGA
- a CDS encoding HD domain-containing phosphohydrolase, producing MPVLSASERDGTHGTILVADDDELNRILFDELLTSAGYKVSTVPDGATALQEFKRARPDLMVLDVMMPGLNGFQVCEQIKQNPDTCLTPVILVTGLSAKEDRVNGIKAGADDFLTRPVDQAELLARVRSLLRLKAHTDELERAESVLFALARSIEGKDPCTHGHCERLSDYVTCLGRHLGLPREQITALHRAGIVHDVGKVAVPDAILLKPGRLTDEEWKIMREHPVVGEQICAPLKSFRLVLPIIRHHHEKFDGSGYPDGLKGDKIPLTARILQITDVYDALTTIRPYKRALLVSEALAVMAEEVAKGWWDADIFREFKAMVTNPLTTRARSAGAGT from the coding sequence ATGCCTGTCCTTTCTGCTTCGGAAAGAGATGGTACACACGGCACCATTCTTGTCGCCGATGACGACGAATTAAATCGTATATTGTTTGACGAACTCCTTACGTCAGCGGGCTATAAGGTATCGACGGTTCCGGATGGCGCCACCGCGTTACAGGAGTTCAAGCGCGCGCGGCCGGATCTGATGGTGCTCGATGTAATGATGCCGGGCTTGAACGGATTTCAGGTATGTGAGCAGATCAAACAGAATCCGGACACCTGTTTAACCCCGGTAATTCTTGTGACAGGGCTGTCGGCGAAGGAAGACAGGGTCAACGGCATCAAAGCCGGAGCCGATGACTTCCTTACACGCCCGGTGGACCAGGCTGAACTCCTTGCCCGTGTGCGATCGCTGTTACGACTCAAAGCTCACACCGACGAACTGGAGAGAGCAGAATCGGTGCTATTCGCTCTTGCCCGCAGCATCGAAGGCAAGGACCCGTGCACACACGGCCACTGCGAGCGGTTATCCGACTATGTGACCTGTTTAGGCAGGCACCTCGGCCTACCACGTGAGCAGATAACCGCCCTGCATAGGGCCGGCATCGTCCACGACGTCGGTAAAGTAGCCGTACCAGACGCCATCTTGCTCAAGCCCGGCCGCCTCACCGACGAGGAATGGAAAATAATGCGTGAGCATCCCGTCGTGGGCGAGCAGATATGCGCCCCGTTGAAGTCTTTCCGGCTGGTCCTTCCGATTATTCGCCACCACCACGAAAAGTTCGACGGATCAGGTTATCCCGACGGGTTAAAAGGCGACAAAATACCGCTGACCGCGCGGATATTGCAGATCACGGACGTTTACGATGCGCTTACCACAATTAGACCCTACAAACGGGCACTTCTGGTTTCCGAAGCTCTCGCGGTCATGGCTGAAGAAGTAGCAAAAGGCTGGTGGGACGCGGACATTTTTCGCGAATTTAAGGCCATGGTTACCAACCCTCTTACCACCCGTGCCCGGTCAGCTGGGGCGGGAACATAA